A genomic segment from Chrysemys picta bellii isolate R12L10 chromosome 11, ASM1138683v2, whole genome shotgun sequence encodes:
- the MARCO gene encoding macrophage receptor MARCO isoform X3, which yields MENPKSNNEDGISNDTKILTMSDKIRFASSGTTTFELYEPQSKKKPSACCVWTALAIYLMTLTLGLGLLAIKVFNMQEEIRKIQREDDSHLPEELVIPFYNETLPERSFYRRNTKDEETLIESLEEEIDTIRVSNHNLLMRMNNITLAAGQLGIKGEPGPPGGKGEKGDMGPRGPAGSKGEPGSKGIGFPGEKGEKGIPGGVGAPGAKGDKGEAGFRGLPGEDGSEGDRGLAGPKGEPGMKGDRGPTGLQGSKGEVGKKGEMGPKGSIGVPGNKGDAGRVGAPGLPGQKGEAGIPGPKGEQGNSGFRGQHGESSRHFGIQGPKGEPGMKGSKGDMGPRGLPGNKGDRGEPAERYSNPNIRLVGTAKEGRVEIMYKGKWGTICDDKWDKKDGTVVCKMLGYSHALRTIKVSPGSNPIWLDDVECSGTEASIFDCEKSDWGEHNCSHMEDAGVECA from the exons ATGGAAAATCCAAAGAGTAACAATGAAGATGGAATTTCGAATGATACCAAAATACTCACAATGTCAGACAAGATTAGGTTTGCTTCATCTGGTACCACCACATTTGAACTATATG AACCACAAAGCAAGAAGAAGCCTTCTGCATGCTGTGTTTGGACTGCACTGGCAATCTACTTAATGACGCTAACTCTAGGCCTGGGACTATTGGCGATAAAAG TGTTTAACATGCAGGAGGAAATACGCAAAATCCAAAGAGAAGACGACTCTCATTTACCAGAGGAACTGGTCATCCCCTTCTACAATGAAACTCTTCCAGAGAGAAGCTTTTACAGAAGGAACACCAAAGATGAAGAAACATTGATCGAAAGCTTAGAAGAGGAAATCGACACCATTAGGGTCAGCAACCACAATTTATTGATGAGGATGAACAATATCACACTGGCTGCAG GGCAACTTGGAATCAAAGGAGAACCTGGTCCTCCAG GAGGAAAAGGTGAGAAGGGAGACATGGGTCCCCGAGGACCAGCTGGAAGCAAAGGAGAACCGGGGTCAAAGG GTATTGGATTTCctggggagaaaggagagaagg GGATACCTGGAGGAGTAGGAGCTCCAGGTGCCAAGGGAGACAAGGGAGAAGCAG GTTTTAGAGGACTACCGGGTGAAGATGGAAGTGAAGGGGACAGGGGCCTTGCTGGTCCAAAAGGTGAACCAGGAATGAAAGGGGATAGGGGGCCTACAG GTCTTCAAGGAAGTAAAGGTGAAGTGGGTAAGAAGGGAGAGATGGGCCCCAAAGGATCAATTGGTGTTCCTGGAAACAAGGGAGATGCAG GTAGAGTGGGTGCACCAGGGCTTCCAGGACAGAAAGGAGAGGCAG GCATTCCAGGACCAAAGGGAGAACAGGGAAATTCAG GGTTTAGAGGCCAACATGGTGAAAGTAGTAGGCATTTTGGCATTCAAGGTCCAAAAGGTGAACCAGGAATGAAAGGATCCAAAGGAGACATGGGACCTAGAG GACTTCCAGGGAACAAAGGTGACAGGGGTGAACCAG CGGAACGCTACTCCAACCCCAACATAAGGCTCGTTGGAACAGCTAAGGAGGGCCGTGTCGAAATTATGTACAAAGGAAAGTGGGGAACAATATGTGATGATAAATGGGACAAAAAAGATGGAACCGTGGTCTGCAAAATGCTGGGATATAGTCATGCACTTCGCACCATAAAAGTATCTCCAG
- the MARCO gene encoding macrophage receptor MARCO isoform X4, whose product MENPKSNNEDGISNDTKILTMSDKIRFASSGTTTFELYEPQSKKKPSACCVWTALAIYLMTLTLGLGLLAIKVFNMQEEIRKIQREDDSHLPEELVIPFYNETLPERSFYRRNTKDEETLIESLEEEIDTIRVSNHNLLMRMNNITLAAGQLGIKGEPGPPGGKGEKGDMGPRGPAGSKGEPGSKGIPGGVGAPGAKGDKGEAGFRGLPGEDGSEGDRGLAGPKGEPGMKGDRGPTGLQGSKGEVGKKGEMGPKGSIGVPGNKGDAGRVGAPGLPGQKGEAGIPGPKGEQGNSGFRGQHGESSRHFGIQGPKGEPGMKGSKGDMGPRGLPGNKGDRGEPAERYSNPNIRLVGTAKEGRVEIMYKGKWGTICDDKWDKKDGTVVCKMLGYSHALRTIKVSPGSNPIWLDDVECSGTEASIFDCEKSDWGEHNCSHMEDAGVECA is encoded by the exons ATGGAAAATCCAAAGAGTAACAATGAAGATGGAATTTCGAATGATACCAAAATACTCACAATGTCAGACAAGATTAGGTTTGCTTCATCTGGTACCACCACATTTGAACTATATG AACCACAAAGCAAGAAGAAGCCTTCTGCATGCTGTGTTTGGACTGCACTGGCAATCTACTTAATGACGCTAACTCTAGGCCTGGGACTATTGGCGATAAAAG TGTTTAACATGCAGGAGGAAATACGCAAAATCCAAAGAGAAGACGACTCTCATTTACCAGAGGAACTGGTCATCCCCTTCTACAATGAAACTCTTCCAGAGAGAAGCTTTTACAGAAGGAACACCAAAGATGAAGAAACATTGATCGAAAGCTTAGAAGAGGAAATCGACACCATTAGGGTCAGCAACCACAATTTATTGATGAGGATGAACAATATCACACTGGCTGCAG GGCAACTTGGAATCAAAGGAGAACCTGGTCCTCCAG GAGGAAAAGGTGAGAAGGGAGACATGGGTCCCCGAGGACCAGCTGGAAGCAAAGGAGAACCGGGGTCAAAGG GGATACCTGGAGGAGTAGGAGCTCCAGGTGCCAAGGGAGACAAGGGAGAAGCAG GTTTTAGAGGACTACCGGGTGAAGATGGAAGTGAAGGGGACAGGGGCCTTGCTGGTCCAAAAGGTGAACCAGGAATGAAAGGGGATAGGGGGCCTACAG GTCTTCAAGGAAGTAAAGGTGAAGTGGGTAAGAAGGGAGAGATGGGCCCCAAAGGATCAATTGGTGTTCCTGGAAACAAGGGAGATGCAG GTAGAGTGGGTGCACCAGGGCTTCCAGGACAGAAAGGAGAGGCAG GCATTCCAGGACCAAAGGGAGAACAGGGAAATTCAG GGTTTAGAGGCCAACATGGTGAAAGTAGTAGGCATTTTGGCATTCAAGGTCCAAAAGGTGAACCAGGAATGAAAGGATCCAAAGGAGACATGGGACCTAGAG GACTTCCAGGGAACAAAGGTGACAGGGGTGAACCAG CGGAACGCTACTCCAACCCCAACATAAGGCTCGTTGGAACAGCTAAGGAGGGCCGTGTCGAAATTATGTACAAAGGAAAGTGGGGAACAATATGTGATGATAAATGGGACAAAAAAGATGGAACCGTGGTCTGCAAAATGCTGGGATATAGTCATGCACTTCGCACCATAAAAGTATCTCCAG
- the MARCO gene encoding macrophage receptor MARCO isoform X2, whose protein sequence is MENPKSNNEDGISNDTKILTMSDKIRFASSGTTTFELYEPQSKKKPSACCVWTALAIYLMTLTLGLGLLAIKVFNMQEEIRKIQREDDSHLPEELVIPFYNETLPERSFYRRNTKDEETLIESLEEEIDTIRVSNHNLLMRMNNITLAAGQLGIKGEPGPPGGKGEKGDMGPRGPAGSKGEPGSKGIPGGVGAPGAKGDKGEAGIEGPKGTRGVQGFRGLPGEDGSEGDRGLAGPKGEPGMKGDRGPTGLQGSKGEVGKKGEMGPKGSIGVPGNKGDAGRVGAPGLPGQKGEAGIPGPKGEQGNSGFRGQHGESSRHFGIQGPKGEPGMKGSKGDMGPRGLPGNKGDRGEPAERYSNPNIRLVGTAKEGRVEIMYKGKWGTICDDKWDKKDGTVVCKMLGYSHALRTIKVSPGSNPIWLDDVECSGTEASIFDCEKSDWGEHNCSHMEDAGVECA, encoded by the exons ATGGAAAATCCAAAGAGTAACAATGAAGATGGAATTTCGAATGATACCAAAATACTCACAATGTCAGACAAGATTAGGTTTGCTTCATCTGGTACCACCACATTTGAACTATATG AACCACAAAGCAAGAAGAAGCCTTCTGCATGCTGTGTTTGGACTGCACTGGCAATCTACTTAATGACGCTAACTCTAGGCCTGGGACTATTGGCGATAAAAG TGTTTAACATGCAGGAGGAAATACGCAAAATCCAAAGAGAAGACGACTCTCATTTACCAGAGGAACTGGTCATCCCCTTCTACAATGAAACTCTTCCAGAGAGAAGCTTTTACAGAAGGAACACCAAAGATGAAGAAACATTGATCGAAAGCTTAGAAGAGGAAATCGACACCATTAGGGTCAGCAACCACAATTTATTGATGAGGATGAACAATATCACACTGGCTGCAG GGCAACTTGGAATCAAAGGAGAACCTGGTCCTCCAG GAGGAAAAGGTGAGAAGGGAGACATGGGTCCCCGAGGACCAGCTGGAAGCAAAGGAGAACCGGGGTCAAAGG GGATACCTGGAGGAGTAGGAGCTCCAGGTGCCAAGGGAGACAAGGGAGAAGCAG GAATAGAAGGACCAAAGGGGACAAGAGGAGTCCAAG GTTTTAGAGGACTACCGGGTGAAGATGGAAGTGAAGGGGACAGGGGCCTTGCTGGTCCAAAAGGTGAACCAGGAATGAAAGGGGATAGGGGGCCTACAG GTCTTCAAGGAAGTAAAGGTGAAGTGGGTAAGAAGGGAGAGATGGGCCCCAAAGGATCAATTGGTGTTCCTGGAAACAAGGGAGATGCAG GTAGAGTGGGTGCACCAGGGCTTCCAGGACAGAAAGGAGAGGCAG GCATTCCAGGACCAAAGGGAGAACAGGGAAATTCAG GGTTTAGAGGCCAACATGGTGAAAGTAGTAGGCATTTTGGCATTCAAGGTCCAAAAGGTGAACCAGGAATGAAAGGATCCAAAGGAGACATGGGACCTAGAG GACTTCCAGGGAACAAAGGTGACAGGGGTGAACCAG CGGAACGCTACTCCAACCCCAACATAAGGCTCGTTGGAACAGCTAAGGAGGGCCGTGTCGAAATTATGTACAAAGGAAAGTGGGGAACAATATGTGATGATAAATGGGACAAAAAAGATGGAACCGTGGTCTGCAAAATGCTGGGATATAGTCATGCACTTCGCACCATAAAAGTATCTCCAG
- the MARCO gene encoding macrophage receptor MARCO isoform X1, whose amino-acid sequence MENPKSNNEDGISNDTKILTMSDKIRFASSGTTTFELYEPQSKKKPSACCVWTALAIYLMTLTLGLGLLAIKVFNMQEEIRKIQREDDSHLPEELVIPFYNETLPERSFYRRNTKDEETLIESLEEEIDTIRVSNHNLLMRMNNITLAAGQLGIKGEPGPPGGKGEKGDMGPRGPAGSKGEPGSKGIGFPGEKGEKGIPGGVGAPGAKGDKGEAGIEGPKGTRGVQGFRGLPGEDGSEGDRGLAGPKGEPGMKGDRGPTGLQGSKGEVGKKGEMGPKGSIGVPGNKGDAGRVGAPGLPGQKGEAGIPGPKGEQGNSGFRGQHGESSRHFGIQGPKGEPGMKGSKGDMGPRGLPGNKGDRGEPAERYSNPNIRLVGTAKEGRVEIMYKGKWGTICDDKWDKKDGTVVCKMLGYSHALRTIKVSPGSNPIWLDDVECSGTEASIFDCEKSDWGEHNCSHMEDAGVECA is encoded by the exons ATGGAAAATCCAAAGAGTAACAATGAAGATGGAATTTCGAATGATACCAAAATACTCACAATGTCAGACAAGATTAGGTTTGCTTCATCTGGTACCACCACATTTGAACTATATG AACCACAAAGCAAGAAGAAGCCTTCTGCATGCTGTGTTTGGACTGCACTGGCAATCTACTTAATGACGCTAACTCTAGGCCTGGGACTATTGGCGATAAAAG TGTTTAACATGCAGGAGGAAATACGCAAAATCCAAAGAGAAGACGACTCTCATTTACCAGAGGAACTGGTCATCCCCTTCTACAATGAAACTCTTCCAGAGAGAAGCTTTTACAGAAGGAACACCAAAGATGAAGAAACATTGATCGAAAGCTTAGAAGAGGAAATCGACACCATTAGGGTCAGCAACCACAATTTATTGATGAGGATGAACAATATCACACTGGCTGCAG GGCAACTTGGAATCAAAGGAGAACCTGGTCCTCCAG GAGGAAAAGGTGAGAAGGGAGACATGGGTCCCCGAGGACCAGCTGGAAGCAAAGGAGAACCGGGGTCAAAGG GTATTGGATTTCctggggagaaaggagagaagg GGATACCTGGAGGAGTAGGAGCTCCAGGTGCCAAGGGAGACAAGGGAGAAGCAG GAATAGAAGGACCAAAGGGGACAAGAGGAGTCCAAG GTTTTAGAGGACTACCGGGTGAAGATGGAAGTGAAGGGGACAGGGGCCTTGCTGGTCCAAAAGGTGAACCAGGAATGAAAGGGGATAGGGGGCCTACAG GTCTTCAAGGAAGTAAAGGTGAAGTGGGTAAGAAGGGAGAGATGGGCCCCAAAGGATCAATTGGTGTTCCTGGAAACAAGGGAGATGCAG GTAGAGTGGGTGCACCAGGGCTTCCAGGACAGAAAGGAGAGGCAG GCATTCCAGGACCAAAGGGAGAACAGGGAAATTCAG GGTTTAGAGGCCAACATGGTGAAAGTAGTAGGCATTTTGGCATTCAAGGTCCAAAAGGTGAACCAGGAATGAAAGGATCCAAAGGAGACATGGGACCTAGAG GACTTCCAGGGAACAAAGGTGACAGGGGTGAACCAG CGGAACGCTACTCCAACCCCAACATAAGGCTCGTTGGAACAGCTAAGGAGGGCCGTGTCGAAATTATGTACAAAGGAAAGTGGGGAACAATATGTGATGATAAATGGGACAAAAAAGATGGAACCGTGGTCTGCAAAATGCTGGGATATAGTCATGCACTTCGCACCATAAAAGTATCTCCAG